The Neobacillus sp. PS3-34 genome has a window encoding:
- a CDS encoding GerAB/ArcD/ProY family transporter — protein sequence MDIIKIKPFQLFVLVFLYEMGSAIVVGIASGLKQDAWMAVLLGLTGGILLFLVYHRLFSYYPDLPLTGYVQKITGKFIGRILGFLYIVYFIYCATRVTRDIGELLTTTIYTNTPLFIINTLMILTVIYAIHKGLEVLARVGELLFMIVYLMAIAGFLLVVFSGLIHLENLKPILENGIMPVIKKTLGETITFPFGEMIIFTMILPTLNEPNKAKMVCLGGMVLAGINITITTIINITSLGTDLIIRSPFPLLSTIAKIELMNFIERLDVFFMLYLVIGGFFKITLYFYAAVVGATDLFNLKNQSKLSFPIGFIILFSSITIASNYAEHIKEGLNIVPIYLHWPFQIVIPMMLLIIAFFRNRKKKQKASTDQAENAEGMPTQ from the coding sequence ATGGACATAATAAAAATCAAACCATTCCAATTGTTTGTCCTCGTATTTTTATATGAGATGGGCAGCGCCATTGTAGTTGGAATTGCTTCTGGGTTAAAACAGGACGCGTGGATGGCTGTTCTTCTCGGGTTGACAGGCGGAATTTTGCTGTTTCTCGTCTATCATCGATTATTCAGCTATTATCCAGATCTTCCCCTGACAGGCTATGTTCAAAAAATTACAGGGAAATTTATTGGGCGTATCCTCGGTTTTCTATATATCGTCTATTTTATTTATTGCGCAACAAGGGTAACACGTGATATCGGTGAGCTCTTAACAACAACGATTTATACGAATACTCCGTTGTTTATTATAAATACCCTTATGATCCTGACTGTAATTTATGCCATCCATAAAGGCCTTGAAGTATTGGCCAGAGTGGGTGAGCTGTTATTTATGATCGTCTATTTAATGGCAATAGCCGGCTTTCTTCTAGTGGTATTTTCGGGACTAATCCATTTGGAAAACCTGAAACCGATACTGGAAAATGGCATTATGCCGGTGATTAAGAAAACCTTGGGTGAAACGATAACCTTTCCATTTGGAGAAATGATCATCTTTACGATGATACTTCCGACCTTAAATGAACCAAATAAGGCGAAAATGGTATGTCTTGGGGGAATGGTTTTAGCAGGTATAAATATCACCATAACAACCATTATCAATATTACCTCGTTAGGGACAGATCTTATTATCCGTTCTCCTTTCCCATTGCTAAGCACAATAGCTAAAATTGAGCTGATGAATTTTATTGAAAGGCTCGATGTATTTTTTATGCTCTACCTTGTGATTGGCGGGTTTTTCAAAATAACTCTTTACTTTTATGCTGCCGTGGTGGGAGCTACTGATTTATTTAATTTAAAGAATCAAAGCAAGCTAAGCTTTCCAATCGGCTTCATTATTTTATTTTCGTCGATTACTATTGCCTCCAACTATGCTGAACATATTAAAGAAGGCTTGAACATTGTCCCAATTTATTTGCATTGGCCATTTCAAATTGTTATACCGATGATGCTGCTTATCATCGCTTTTTTTCGAAACAGAAAGAAAAAGCAGAAAGCAAGCACCGATCAAGCAGAGAATGCAGAAGGGATGCCCACACAATAA
- a CDS encoding SDR family oxidoreductase — translation MKQKIAVVTGANRGIGYEISRQLGQLGVTVVMTARDKEKGQEAFKQLKLEGLDVHFHSLDVTNESSIQQLALYLKERFGSIDILINNAGISIDGNKNVLEASLDTFRKTMETNVYGPLRLSQALATSLQESGDGRIVNVSSGMGAIHELGGWSPSYSFSKTALNALTIQLADELQGKGVLVNSMCPGWVRTDMGGLSAPRSVAEGPILQYGWQREMLEEPESFLEIARKSPGRPKRVTFESLS, via the coding sequence ATGAAACAAAAAATCGCCGTCGTAACAGGTGCTAATAGAGGAATCGGTTACGAAATATCAAGGCAGCTCGGACAGCTTGGAGTGACAGTAGTCATGACTGCGCGTGATAAGGAAAAGGGACAAGAGGCATTCAAGCAATTAAAGCTGGAAGGATTGGATGTGCATTTTCATTCCCTTGACGTGACGAATGAATCGAGTATTCAGCAGCTTGCTTTATATTTAAAGGAACGGTTTGGATCTATCGATATATTGATTAATAATGCGGGAATTTCCATTGATGGCAACAAAAATGTCCTGGAAGCCAGTTTGGATACTTTTAGAAAAACAATGGAGACGAATGTATACGGACCACTTCGTTTATCACAGGCTTTGGCTACCTCGCTTCAAGAAAGCGGGGATGGCAGGATTGTGAACGTTTCAAGCGGAATGGGGGCTATACACGAATTGGGGGGATGGAGTCCATCTTATTCATTCTCTAAAACAGCGCTGAACGCTTTGACAATTCAATTAGCAGATGAATTGCAGGGAAAAGGTGTTTTAGTTAATTCTATGTGCCCGGGATGGGTCCGCACGGATATGGGCGGGTTAAGTGCCCCACGTTCCGTAGCAGAAGGGCCGATACTGCAGTATGGCTGGCAACGGGAAATGTTGGAAGAACCGGAAAGTTTTTTAGAGATCGCAAGGAAATCGCCTGGTAGGCCAAAGCGAGTGACATTTGAAAGTTTATCATAA
- a CDS encoding NAD(P)H-dependent oxidoreductase: MKTLVIVAHPNLERSKVNKKWMNRLQQEENVTVHNLYALYPNFEIDVEKEQQLLLEHDRIVLQFPFYWYSTPALLKQWQDVVLTYGFAYGSEGNKLHGKEFMLAISSGGPAEAYQAGGYNSYSMSELTRPLQATANLSGMHFLPSFLLQGMMTLNEERLQESTEALAAYVTNPNLRAGR; encoded by the coding sequence ATGAAAACTTTAGTCATTGTTGCACATCCAAACCTTGAGAGATCGAAAGTAAATAAAAAGTGGATGAACCGTCTTCAACAGGAAGAGAATGTAACGGTTCACAATTTATATGCACTTTACCCAAATTTTGAGATCGATGTAGAAAAAGAGCAGCAGTTATTATTAGAGCATGATCGCATTGTTCTGCAATTCCCATTCTATTGGTACAGCACACCAGCTTTATTAAAGCAATGGCAGGATGTCGTTTTAACATATGGTTTTGCCTACGGGTCAGAAGGAAACAAATTACACGGAAAAGAGTTTATGCTGGCAATCTCATCTGGCGGTCCAGCTGAAGCTTACCAGGCTGGAGGTTACAATAGCTATTCAATGAGTGAGTTAACTCGCCCGCTTCAAGCAACAGCAAACCTGTCTGGAATGCATTTCTTGCCATCATTCCTTTTACAAGGAATGATGACATTAAACGAAGAAAGACTTCAAGAGAGCACAGAAGCACTCGCTGCTTATGTAACCAATCCAAATTTACGTGCAGGCCGCTAA
- a CDS encoding NAD(P)H-dependent oxidoreductase, whose amino-acid sequence MKTLVIYTHPNPASFNAAIKETVVNELTSKGHEVKVRDLYELNFNPILSGEDFVQFSQNQTPADIKAEQDAISWADQLVFIYPTWWTNMPAMLKGYIDRVFTNGFAFKYTEKGAEGLLSGKKAIIFQTTGQPKDSLEAYNLISPLQISIEMGTLAFVGIETVAHSFFHSVPFVSDEDRQNMLNEVKQVLSTLKPVNA is encoded by the coding sequence ATGAAAACTTTAGTTATATACACACATCCAAACCCAGCAAGCTTTAATGCTGCCATTAAAGAAACAGTAGTAAACGAGTTGACTTCAAAAGGACATGAGGTTAAAGTTCGTGATCTATATGAATTGAACTTCAATCCAATTTTGTCAGGAGAAGATTTTGTTCAGTTTTCTCAAAATCAAACTCCAGCAGATATTAAAGCAGAACAAGATGCTATCTCTTGGGCAGATCAGCTTGTCTTTATCTATCCAACATGGTGGACGAACATGCCAGCCATGTTAAAAGGATATATTGACCGCGTGTTTACAAATGGATTTGCATTCAAATATACCGAAAAAGGTGCGGAAGGATTGTTATCTGGAAAAAAAGCAATTATTTTCCAAACAACAGGCCAGCCAAAAGATAGTTTAGAAGCATACAACTTGATTTCACCTTTACAAATTAGCATAGAAATGGGTACTTTAGCCTTCGTTGGAATTGAAACTGTAGCACATTCATTTTTCCATTCAGTGCCATTTGTCTCAGACGAAGATCGTCAAAACATGCTGAATGAGGTCAAACAGGTACTTTCTACATTAAAACCAGTTAACGCATAG
- a CDS encoding MarR family winged helix-turn-helix transcriptional regulator, protein MEQYFCQCLYFTANHLARLMNKMAEEEFAQIGLSPTYAFLLMAVKDRPGITQSELSNTLHIAPSTTTRFVDKLEVKKLVERKNEGKLTLVFLTEKGIGIQAEIKECWKNLSKRYSDILGPEAAKELTNQTYLAAVELEKHK, encoded by the coding sequence ATGGAACAGTACTTTTGTCAATGCTTGTATTTCACAGCAAATCATTTGGCAAGGTTAATGAATAAAATGGCAGAGGAAGAATTTGCCCAGATCGGCCTTTCTCCGACCTATGCGTTTTTATTAATGGCTGTAAAAGACCGCCCAGGCATCACTCAGTCAGAGTTAAGCAATACGCTGCATATTGCTCCATCTACTACCACAAGATTCGTTGATAAATTAGAAGTGAAGAAATTGGTAGAGAGAAAAAATGAAGGTAAATTAACGTTAGTGTTCCTTACTGAAAAAGGTATAGGAATTCAAGCAGAAATCAAAGAATGCTGGAAAAATCTATCTAAGCGATACTCTGACATATTAGGACCAGAAGCAGCGAAAGAATTAACCAATCAAACCTATCTTGCAGCGGTTGAATTAGAAAAACATAAATAA
- a CDS encoding SDR family oxidoreductase, which translates to MKGKICLITGGNSGIGKATAIELARKGATVVLLCRSEERGQKAVQEIIEQTGNQQVDLLLADLSSQRSVKNAAEQFKNKYNKLDVLINNAAVFLSKRSETEDGIETTFATNYLSHFLLSHLLMDVLEASGEGRIINVASKHNGIKMNFDDLMTKQNYAFFRAVGPTKLGLILFTKELSKRLTGKPVTVNSLHPGIIRSNLMHDMPWILRTIFKTFSADSKKGAATPVYLATSPEVRGVSGKFFVNCKEADTTAAANDPEAARKLWDISMGLIKPGIL; encoded by the coding sequence ATGAAAGGTAAAATTTGTTTAATAACAGGCGGCAACTCAGGTATAGGTAAAGCAACAGCCATCGAATTAGCAAGAAAAGGGGCGACTGTCGTTCTGTTGTGCAGAAGTGAGGAACGGGGTCAAAAGGCGGTTCAAGAGATTATCGAACAAACAGGTAACCAACAGGTTGATCTGCTCCTGGCTGATTTATCCTCTCAGCGTTCAGTTAAGAATGCTGCAGAACAGTTTAAAAATAAGTATAACAAGTTAGACGTATTGATCAACAATGCTGCGGTCTTTTTATCAAAGCGTTCCGAAACAGAAGATGGCATTGAAACGACGTTTGCCACTAATTATCTTTCCCACTTCCTGCTTTCACACCTGCTTATGGATGTACTTGAAGCAAGCGGTGAGGGAAGGATTATCAATGTTGCGTCCAAACATAATGGAATCAAAATGAACTTTGATGACCTGATGACCAAACAAAATTACGCGTTTTTCAGAGCTGTTGGTCCGACAAAGTTAGGATTAATTTTGTTTACCAAGGAGCTTTCAAAGCGCCTTACTGGCAAGCCAGTTACCGTCAACAGCCTGCATCCTGGAATTATCCGTTCAAATCTAATGCATGATATGCCCTGGATTCTTCGGACAATATTCAAGACATTCTCAGCTGATTCGAAAAAAGGAGCTGCAACACCTGTCTATCTAGCTACTTCCCCGGAAGTCCGCGGTGTAAGCGGAAAATTCTTTGTGAACTGTAAAGAAGCGGATACAACTGCAGCAGCAAATGATCCGGAAGCAGCCCGAAAATTGTGGGATATAAGCATGGGCTTAATCAAGCCAGGTATCCTTTAA
- a CDS encoding aldo/keto reductase yields MKYKLLGRSGLRVSELALGTMTFGEDWGFGASKEESRKIFDVFAEAGGNFIDSAVNYTNGTSEKYVGEFIREQREQFVVATKYTLNTRPNDPNGGGNHRKNLVQSVEKSLKQLQTDYIDLLWLHAWDFMTPVEEVMRALDDLVRSGKILYVGISDTPAWIVSQANTLASLRGWTPFIGLQVEYNLLQRTPERDLLPMARSLDIGVTAWAPMAGGALTGKYNNPSADKGRLSPQSARLNERNRAIAAAVEEIAKELEVSPAQVALNWVRQQAGTVIPLVGAKRAEQMKDNLGSLSFQLAETHLHQLNEASKIELGFPHDFLASEPVLNAIHGQTYGKIEKKMK; encoded by the coding sequence ATGAAATATAAACTATTAGGAAGAAGCGGTTTAAGAGTATCAGAATTAGCATTAGGCACCATGACATTTGGGGAAGATTGGGGCTTTGGAGCATCCAAGGAGGAAAGCCGGAAAATCTTTGATGTCTTCGCTGAAGCCGGCGGAAATTTTATTGATAGTGCTGTTAACTATACAAATGGAACAAGTGAAAAATATGTTGGTGAATTTATCCGCGAACAACGTGAACAATTTGTTGTGGCAACCAAATATACACTGAATACCCGTCCTAACGATCCGAATGGCGGTGGCAACCACCGAAAAAACCTTGTTCAATCCGTTGAAAAGAGTTTAAAACAGCTGCAGACAGATTATATTGATTTACTTTGGCTGCATGCCTGGGACTTCATGACACCGGTCGAAGAAGTCATGCGAGCGCTTGACGATTTAGTCCGATCTGGAAAAATCCTTTATGTCGGAATATCTGATACCCCAGCATGGATCGTTTCACAAGCGAATACACTTGCCTCTCTTCGTGGCTGGACGCCTTTTATCGGATTACAGGTTGAATATAATTTATTGCAGCGCACACCTGAAAGAGATTTATTGCCTATGGCACGCTCTCTAGATATCGGTGTTACGGCTTGGGCACCAATGGCTGGAGGAGCACTAACAGGAAAATATAATAATCCTTCAGCTGACAAAGGAAGATTGTCCCCGCAGAGTGCACGATTAAATGAACGAAATCGTGCCATTGCTGCAGCCGTTGAAGAAATTGCCAAAGAACTTGAAGTATCTCCTGCTCAGGTCGCATTGAATTGGGTTCGCCAGCAAGCAGGTACAGTCATTCCTCTAGTCGGCGCAAAACGAGCAGAACAAATGAAAGACAACCTTGGCAGTTTAAGCTTCCAGCTAGCAGAAACACATCTTCACCAATTAAATGAAGCAAGCAAAATCGAACTTGGCTTCCCTCATGATTTCCTTGCTTCTGAGCCTGTACTAAATGCCATCCATGGTCAAACGTATGGAAAAATCGAAAAGAAAATGAAGTAA
- a CDS encoding PLP-dependent aminotransferase family protein translates to MDLILDRCSKKSLYKQISEYIERGIADGTFPPDKPLPSERRLAAELQVNRSTVVAAYDELEANGFIERKKGSGTTISKDVWGITKKRIPSWNRYIEAGSFLPNLPVTQRIRKEMEQQNLINLASGELSEDLFPIHSLREMITERSFAGSLGYDHPQGNAILRETITRHVKQYRNIATSPASILITSGAQQALHLVVQCLLKPGDAVALEDPSYNYSLPIFQSAGLRTFHLPVDKDGINPGDLLSIHKKHRIKMIFLNPFFQNPTGTVLQMNRRKKILEISSEHGIPVIEDDPYSLTSFKGEEISTLKSMDSHGNVLYISSLSKIVASGLRIGWIIGPKPVIERLSDAKQQVDFGHGTFTQWIANDFLDSNYFHSHINFLREQLKKRRDQIVSSLHFYLKDQVDFYKPDGGIHLWCRVKKEMNDLQLLEESIKRGVIYVPGSILGSDKNYLRFTFARENEKTIDEGIKRFADALKSL, encoded by the coding sequence ATGGATTTGATATTGGATCGCTGCTCCAAGAAATCATTATACAAACAAATATCTGAATATATTGAGAGAGGAATTGCCGATGGAACTTTTCCTCCTGATAAACCTTTGCCATCTGAAAGAAGATTGGCCGCAGAATTGCAGGTTAACCGAAGCACCGTGGTTGCAGCTTATGATGAATTAGAGGCTAATGGATTTATTGAACGTAAAAAAGGAAGCGGAACGACTATTAGTAAGGATGTATGGGGAATTACTAAAAAACGTATACCCAGTTGGAACCGGTATATTGAGGCAGGCTCTTTTTTGCCCAATTTACCTGTGACTCAACGAATCCGTAAAGAAATGGAACAACAAAATCTCATAAACCTTGCTAGCGGAGAGCTATCCGAAGATCTTTTTCCAATCCATTCTTTACGTGAAATGATTACTGAGAGATCATTTGCGGGGAGTTTAGGGTATGACCATCCACAGGGTAATGCCATTCTTAGGGAAACGATAACTAGGCATGTGAAGCAGTATCGAAATATTGCTACCAGCCCGGCATCCATTCTTATTACTTCCGGAGCTCAACAAGCTCTGCACCTAGTAGTCCAATGTTTGCTAAAGCCCGGAGATGCAGTGGCGTTAGAAGATCCATCCTATAATTATAGTCTTCCCATATTCCAATCGGCGGGGCTTAGAACCTTTCATTTACCTGTAGATAAAGACGGTATTAATCCCGGTGATTTACTTTCAATTCACAAAAAACATCGTATCAAAATGATATTTTTGAATCCTTTTTTTCAAAATCCAACCGGTACAGTTCTGCAAATGAATCGGCGAAAAAAAATACTTGAAATTTCTTCTGAACATGGAATCCCGGTAATTGAAGATGATCCCTATAGCCTCACTTCCTTTAAGGGTGAAGAAATTTCTACCCTGAAATCAATGGATAGCCACGGTAATGTTTTATATATTAGCTCCTTGTCCAAAATTGTTGCCTCAGGTTTAAGGATTGGCTGGATTATTGGTCCAAAGCCGGTTATTGAAAGGCTATCTGACGCTAAACAACAAGTTGACTTTGGCCATGGAACTTTTACGCAATGGATTGCTAACGATTTTTTGGATTCTAATTATTTTCATTCGCATATCAATTTTTTAAGGGAGCAGCTAAAAAAGAGAAGGGACCAAATCGTCTCAAGTCTTCACTTTTATTTAAAAGATCAGGTAGACTTTTATAAACCAGATGGGGGAATCCATTTGTGGTGCAGGGTAAAAAAAGAAATGAATGATCTGCAATTATTGGAAGAATCCATTAAAAGAGGAGTCATTTATGTTCCAGGTTCAATATTAGGTTCAGATAAGAATTATCTTCGTTTTACCTTCGCACGGGAAAACGAGAAAACCATAGATGAAGGAATTAAAAGATTTGCCGACGCTTTAAAGAGCTTATAA
- a CDS encoding acyltransferase, giving the protein MEVQKRQYDMDWIKVLATAVVFFYHCSMFFNPFPWHVKNNAIDTRGILVFSLFVGSWIMPIFFAVSGISTFYALRKRGVGQFVQERLTRLGVPLLFGIFILSPPQVYIERITHHQFKGSFLGFLPHYFDGLYLDIGGTGNFSFVGLHLWYLFVLLIFSFLTLLLFIKVKRKIKFGTVHFIAMPALLFLAGFIHTIGLGGWDILFYLLIFIYGYYFFSSEGFKDALHKSIKLHTVMALCTTVFYILWFMKGTPSPGSFSDVLFYAVHVLNGWSLLMCIFYLADKFLSKSNRFLKYGSEAAMPFYVLHQPILVMVGYWIHDWQWQVYLKLLFLASISLTIILLSYHFVIRNINILRFLFGQKAKGSVNQSSGSKAALS; this is encoded by the coding sequence ATGGAAGTGCAAAAAAGGCAGTACGATATGGATTGGATCAAAGTTCTTGCCACAGCAGTTGTATTTTTTTATCATTGCTCGATGTTTTTTAATCCGTTCCCCTGGCATGTCAAGAACAATGCGATAGATACGAGAGGCATTTTAGTGTTTTCACTTTTTGTTGGTTCATGGATTATGCCTATATTTTTTGCTGTATCAGGAATAAGCACTTTTTATGCTTTAAGGAAGCGGGGGGTAGGACAATTTGTACAAGAACGATTGACCAGGCTTGGAGTTCCGCTATTATTTGGAATCTTTATTTTGTCACCTCCACAGGTCTATATTGAACGAATAACACACCATCAATTTAAAGGATCATTTTTGGGATTTTTGCCTCATTATTTTGATGGCTTGTATTTAGATATTGGGGGAACCGGGAACTTTTCTTTTGTTGGGCTTCACCTATGGTATTTATTTGTGCTATTAATATTCTCATTTTTAACTTTGCTTTTATTTATTAAAGTTAAAAGAAAAATTAAATTTGGAACAGTCCATTTCATTGCAATGCCTGCATTGCTTTTCCTTGCAGGATTTATCCATACAATAGGGTTAGGCGGCTGGGATATCCTCTTTTATCTGCTTATCTTTATTTATGGCTATTACTTTTTTTCTAGCGAGGGCTTTAAGGATGCTCTACATAAAAGCATAAAACTGCATACGGTCATGGCACTTTGTACTACAGTTTTTTATATTCTCTGGTTTATGAAGGGCACTCCCTCCCCAGGTTCTTTCAGTGATGTTCTTTTTTATGCCGTTCATGTCTTGAATGGCTGGAGCTTGTTAATGTGTATTTTTTACTTAGCCGATAAATTTTTATCTAAATCTAATCGCTTCTTAAAGTATGGCAGCGAGGCCGCTATGCCCTTTTATGTGCTGCATCAGCCTATCCTCGTTATGGTCGGCTATTGGATCCACGATTGGCAATGGCAGGTATACTTGAAGCTATTGTTTTTAGCCAGTATTTCATTAACAATTATTTTGCTTTCCTATCATTTTGTCATAAGGAACATAAATATTTTGCGATTTTTATTTGGGCAAAAAGCTAAGGGGTCTGTCAACCAATCCTCTGGCTCTAAGGCTGCATTAAGCTAA
- a CDS encoding methyl-accepting chemotaxis protein: MKKRSFSVQRKLYTGFLAVLILMGALGSVSFWSMNQINDKSQEITETWLPGVEEINNISYLTEHISAMEFKFVLQEDEQQLQALETEMDHTFAEIDKSFKNYEKTIASKEERTLFEQLKKKWHTYESIHLDFLSEGREMNVVTGAGEENAALLLDTIDKANKAYKDMQVDLRLLVKMNHDGAKQASADGDTILKTGTALNSIILVLAIILGLAVAFIVARMISRPLVWVTKNLQQAAGGDLTMDLVQVKNKDEIGVLAQSFNAMGTSLANLIRQIRSSSQMVASASEQLLASSEQTSHAAEMISSSIYEVAVGSERQAKHSVQANQVVEEISNGME, encoded by the coding sequence ATGAAGAAACGCAGCTTTTCTGTACAAAGGAAGCTATATACAGGTTTTCTTGCCGTTCTTATTCTGATGGGAGCTTTAGGCAGTGTTTCCTTTTGGAGTATGAATCAGATTAATGATAAATCACAGGAAATAACAGAAACCTGGCTGCCTGGTGTAGAAGAGATCAATAATATCAGTTATCTGACAGAGCATATTAGTGCAATGGAGTTTAAGTTTGTTTTACAGGAAGATGAACAGCAGCTTCAAGCACTAGAAACTGAAATGGACCATACCTTTGCTGAGATTGACAAAAGCTTTAAAAATTACGAAAAAACGATTGCTTCCAAAGAAGAAAGAACACTGTTTGAACAATTAAAGAAAAAATGGCATACATATGAGTCCATTCACCTGGATTTTCTCAGTGAAGGCAGGGAAATGAATGTCGTTACTGGGGCAGGAGAAGAAAATGCCGCCTTACTTCTCGATACAATTGATAAAGCTAACAAGGCTTATAAAGATATGCAGGTTGACCTCCGTTTACTTGTTAAGATGAACCATGATGGTGCAAAACAAGCCAGTGCAGATGGGGATACGATTTTAAAGACTGGGACGGCATTAAATTCTATTATTCTTGTTTTGGCCATCATTCTTGGATTGGCTGTCGCATTTATCGTAGCCCGCATGATTTCCAGGCCGCTAGTCTGGGTGACGAAAAATCTGCAGCAGGCAGCAGGCGGAGACCTTACCATGGATCTCGTCCAGGTTAAAAACAAAGATGAAATTGGAGTTCTTGCCCAATCCTTTAATGCAATGGGAACGAGCCTTGCCAATTTAATTCGGCAGATCCGATCAAGTTCGCAAATGGTCGCTTCAGCCTCCGAACAGCTACTAGCGAGCTCAGAACAAACCAGCCATGCTGCAGAAATGATTTCTTCGTCCATATATGAGGTCGCGGTTGGATCTGAAAGGCAAGCAAAGCACTCTGTCCAGGCAAATCAGGTCGTTGAAGAGATTTCTAACGGGATGGAGTAA
- a CDS encoding methyl-accepting chemotaxis protein produces MKTNLMADSGNTIALETVDQINQVQKHVGKTTDIVNELGVRSKEIGQIVDVISQISAQTNLLALNAAIEAARAGEHGKGFAVVADEVRKLAEQSSKATDSIRDIIALIQKEIVNVIGSMKEGNEFVRNGIQKVNETGKAFKEILEMVNEISFQAQEVSAVVEEVNAGAEEMVNVMNEISAISNQSAQNTQQVAVSAEEQNASMEEISASVHSLRELAYDLQKEIEKFSVS; encoded by the coding sequence GTGAAGACCAATCTAATGGCTGATTCTGGGAATACGATTGCCTTGGAAACGGTGGATCAAATCAATCAGGTTCAAAAGCATGTAGGAAAAACAACCGACATTGTCAATGAACTGGGTGTAAGGTCTAAGGAAATTGGGCAAATTGTTGATGTCATTTCCCAAATCTCAGCACAAACCAATTTACTCGCGCTCAATGCTGCCATTGAGGCCGCAAGAGCGGGCGAGCATGGAAAAGGATTTGCGGTGGTCGCGGATGAAGTCCGGAAATTAGCGGAACAATCCAGCAAGGCCACAGATTCTATCCGTGATATTATTGCACTGATTCAAAAGGAAATCGTGAATGTCATAGGATCCATGAAGGAAGGAAATGAATTTGTCCGAAATGGGATTCAAAAAGTAAATGAGACCGGTAAGGCCTTTAAAGAAATATTGGAAATGGTCAATGAGATTTCTTTTCAGGCACAAGAGGTGTCGGCTGTAGTGGAAGAAGTTAATGCTGGAGCGGAAGAAATGGTAAATGTAATGAATGAGATTTCTGCCATTTCCAATCAGTCAGCACAAAATACCCAACAGGTTGCGGTATCGGCTGAAGAACAGAATGCTTCCATGGAAGAGATTTCAGCATCAGTACATTCCTTAAGAGAACTCGCTTATGATTTGCAAAAAGAAATAGAGAAATTTAGTGTGAGTTAA